The following proteins come from a genomic window of Ornithinimicrobium cryptoxanthini:
- a CDS encoding ABC transporter substrate-binding protein: protein MRNNLFKMTAVAGALALTLTACGSDDGGDTDGEGGGALAGEGSGDTCVIEAEIPIGAAVSLTGAAASYGESQKNGLELAAEHLNEKDGVTYALTVEDDQTDPKQAISVFETFAGDGTSLIIGPTLSNTAFQAQPIAQEESVPVLAISNTAAGITAQGDWIFRDSLTEGQVIPQTVAKAVETYGLENVIVMYSNDDAFTESGYDVMASSLEEEGITVADTLTFSKADTDFRALLTEAKAANPDAIFVSGLIEAAIPLVTQARELGLDMPIIGGNGFNNPQLMADAGDAAEGVVVGAAWNSASDNPENADFLSSYEEKFGSGPDQFAAQAYAAMTIIDHAVREGCDGSREAIKAGLGNITDLPTVLGPISINADRDAEHDAVVQVVKDGKFTVLP from the coding sequence ATGCGCAACAACCTGTTCAAGATGACCGCTGTCGCCGGTGCTCTGGCCCTGACCCTGACCGCCTGCGGCTCCGACGACGGCGGTGACACCGACGGCGAGGGCGGCGGCGCGCTCGCCGGTGAGGGCTCGGGCGACACCTGCGTGATCGAGGCAGAGATCCCCATCGGGGCAGCCGTGTCGCTCACGGGCGCCGCGGCGTCCTACGGTGAGTCCCAGAAGAACGGTCTCGAGCTGGCGGCGGAGCACCTCAACGAGAAGGACGGGGTCACCTATGCCCTGACCGTCGAGGACGACCAGACCGACCCCAAGCAGGCCATCAGCGTCTTCGAGACCTTCGCTGGTGACGGCACCAGCCTGATCATCGGCCCGACGCTGTCCAACACCGCCTTCCAGGCCCAGCCGATCGCCCAGGAGGAGAGCGTGCCGGTGCTGGCCATCTCCAACACCGCGGCAGGCATCACCGCGCAGGGTGACTGGATCTTCCGCGACTCCCTCACCGAGGGTCAGGTCATCCCGCAGACCGTCGCCAAGGCGGTGGAGACCTACGGGCTGGAGAACGTCATCGTCATGTATTCCAACGACGACGCGTTCACCGAGTCCGGCTATGACGTCATGGCCTCCTCGCTCGAGGAGGAGGGCATCACCGTGGCTGACACGCTGACCTTCTCCAAGGCCGACACCGACTTCCGCGCCCTGCTGACCGAGGCCAAGGCAGCCAACCCGGACGCGATCTTCGTCTCCGGGCTCATCGAGGCCGCGATCCCGCTCGTCACCCAGGCCCGCGAGCTGGGTCTCGACATGCCCATCATCGGCGGCAACGGCTTCAACAACCCCCAGCTGATGGCCGACGCCGGTGACGCGGCAGAGGGTGTCGTGGTGGGTGCTGCCTGGAACTCCGCCTCGGACAACCCGGAGAACGCCGACTTCCTCTCCTCCTACGAGGAGAAGTTCGGGTCCGGGCCCGACCAGTTCGCCGCTCAGGCCTATGCCGCGATGACGATCATCGACCATGCCGTGCGCGAAGGGTGCGACGGCAGCCGCGAGGCGATCAAGGCCGGCCTGGGCAACATCACCGACCTGCCCACCGTGCTCGGCCCGATCAGCATCAACGCCGATCGGGACGCCGAGCACGACGCGGTCGTCCAGGTCGTCAAGGACGGCAAGTTCACCGTCCTGCCCTGA
- a CDS encoding alpha-hydroxy acid oxidase: protein MSERAWVSMARVQRRLPRAAELRPLVRVERPTWQRTHRALQRANTIYDLRDLARRRTPRSAFDYVDGAAESEVSLARARAAFGRVEFRPRVLRDVSRIETSVSVLDVTSPVPLVLAPTGFTRMMHHEGERAVGRAAAAAGVPYTLSTMGTVSVEDLAADVPNLQRWFQLYLWQDRNASLALMQRARAAGYTTLVLTVDTAIAGQRLRDVRNGMTIPPQLTPRTLADMATHPRWWLNLLTTDPLEFASLRESGGTVESLVNSMFDPTLNTADLVWMRENWPGAIVLKGIQHVDDAREFVDLGVDGLIVSNHGGRQLDRSVTPLEVLPEIAAAVGGRVPVLLDTGVMHGGDIVAAVANGADAVLVGRAYLYGLMAGGEAGVTRALDILINQVQRTMRLLGVTSIDQLTPDHAVLHPAGPIPTSHHA, encoded by the coding sequence ATGAGTGAGAGAGCGTGGGTCAGCATGGCGCGGGTGCAGCGACGACTGCCACGAGCTGCCGAGCTGCGACCCCTCGTGCGCGTCGAACGCCCCACCTGGCAGCGGACCCACCGGGCGCTGCAGCGCGCCAACACCATCTACGACCTGAGGGACCTCGCACGTCGGCGCACCCCGCGCTCGGCCTTCGACTATGTGGACGGCGCGGCCGAGAGCGAGGTCAGCCTGGCCCGGGCCCGTGCCGCCTTCGGGCGGGTCGAGTTCCGGCCCCGGGTGCTGCGCGACGTCTCTCGCATCGAGACCTCGGTCAGCGTCCTGGACGTGACCAGCCCGGTCCCGCTGGTCCTGGCGCCCACCGGCTTCACCCGGATGATGCACCACGAGGGCGAGCGCGCGGTCGGTCGGGCCGCCGCGGCCGCTGGCGTGCCCTACACCCTGTCCACCATGGGCACCGTCTCGGTGGAGGACCTGGCTGCGGATGTCCCCAACCTGCAACGCTGGTTCCAGCTCTATCTCTGGCAGGACCGAAACGCCTCCCTCGCGCTGATGCAGCGGGCCCGGGCCGCCGGCTACACCACTCTCGTGCTCACGGTCGACACCGCGATCGCCGGGCAACGGCTGCGCGACGTCCGCAACGGCATGACGATCCCACCGCAGCTGACGCCGCGGACGCTGGCCGACATGGCCACCCACCCGCGCTGGTGGCTCAACCTGCTGACCACAGACCCCCTGGAGTTCGCGTCGCTGCGCGAGTCCGGCGGCACCGTCGAGTCCCTGGTCAACTCGATGTTCGACCCGACGCTCAACACCGCGGACCTGGTCTGGATGCGCGAGAACTGGCCGGGGGCCATCGTGCTCAAGGGCATCCAGCACGTGGACGATGCCAGGGAGTTCGTCGACCTGGGAGTGGACGGCCTGATCGTCTCCAACCATGGAGGGCGCCAGCTGGACCGCTCCGTCACCCCGCTCGAGGTGCTGCCCGAGATCGCCGCGGCAGTCGGAGGCCGGGTCCCCGTCCTGCTCGACACCGGCGTCATGCACGGCGGCGACATCGTGGCCGCCGTCGCCAACGGAGCCGACGCCGTGCTGGTCGGCCGGGCCTACCTCTATGGTCTGATGGCCGGCGGCGAGGCGGGCGTGACCCGTGCCCTCGACATCCTCATCAACCAGGTCCAGCGCACCATGCGCCTGCTCGGCGTGACCTCGATCGACCAGCTCACCCCTGACCACGCCGTCCTGCACCCAGCAGGACCTATCCCCACCTCGCACCACGCCTAA
- a CDS encoding GNAT family N-acetyltransferase: protein MLRLPAPVRGLGLSDAPRALELCGRDPITNVFVAARILEGGMAGGRNSVLGYERDGRIGLCWTSANVVPVELDEDMIEPLAAKVTKRRAWASSLFGPVDQVLPLWETLAPQWGPAREVRRNQPVLTMDLSPSLLGVGADPHVRPATVEETDLVVPAAAAMFTEEIGYPPYRGSDRAYRLSVGALVRAGRSLVRIEDGEVVFKADIGSVALGVAQVQGVWVHPRWRGRGVAVPAMAAVVEHILDHLAPTVTLYVNDFNGPALATYRHVGFVQTGTFATVLL from the coding sequence ATGCTGCGCCTCCCGGCCCCGGTGCGTGGCCTGGGACTCTCTGATGCGCCCCGGGCACTTGAGCTGTGTGGTCGCGACCCCATCACCAACGTGTTCGTGGCCGCCCGCATCCTCGAGGGCGGCATGGCGGGTGGCCGGAACTCGGTCCTGGGCTATGAGCGGGACGGGCGCATCGGCCTGTGCTGGACGTCAGCAAACGTGGTCCCCGTCGAGCTCGACGAGGACATGATCGAGCCCCTGGCGGCCAAGGTGACCAAGCGGCGTGCCTGGGCGTCCTCACTCTTTGGGCCCGTCGACCAGGTGCTGCCCCTGTGGGAGACCCTGGCCCCGCAGTGGGGTCCCGCCCGTGAGGTGCGTCGCAACCAGCCGGTCCTGACGATGGATCTGTCGCCCTCGTTGCTGGGCGTCGGCGCCGACCCGCACGTGCGTCCCGCAACGGTCGAGGAGACCGACCTCGTGGTCCCCGCCGCGGCGGCCATGTTCACTGAGGAGATCGGTTATCCGCCCTACCGGGGCTCCGACCGGGCCTATCGGCTCTCCGTGGGGGCGCTCGTGCGCGCCGGCCGCTCGCTGGTGCGCATCGAGGACGGTGAGGTCGTGTTCAAGGCCGACATCGGCAGCGTCGCGCTCGGGGTCGCCCAGGTCCAGGGTGTCTGGGTGCACCCGCGCTGGCGGGGCAGAGGAGTGGCGGTCCCGGCGATGGCGGCCGTGGTCGAGCACATCCTGGACCACCTGGCACCGACGGTGACGCTCTATGTCAACGACTTCAACGGACCCGCGCTGGCGACCTATCGACACGTCGGGTTCGTGCAGACCGGCACCTTCGCCACCGTGCTCCTGTGA